One window of the Klebsiella oxytoca genome contains the following:
- the cho gene encoding excinuclease Cho, whose protein sequence is MARRQSAPRLEFEAAAIYEYPEHLRPWLEALPKQPGVYLFHGESDTLPLYIGKSVNIRSRVLSHLRTPDEAAMLRQARRISWQRTAGELGALLLEAQLIKEQQPLFNKRLRQNRQLCSLRLADGSPQVVYASELDFSQQSDLYGLFANRRAALQALQKIADEHRLCYGLMGLEPLNRGRACFRSALGRCAGACCGKESVESHHQRLLENMHKMQLVCWPWAGAVALEESSDDMTQYHIIHNWLWLGAVDSLSQASSLTRLSAKFDQDGYKILCKPLLSGSYKLHPL, encoded by the coding sequence GTGGCAAGAAGGCAATCCGCCCCGCGTCTCGAATTTGAAGCCGCGGCAATCTATGAATACCCCGAGCATCTGCGTCCGTGGCTTGAAGCGCTGCCAAAACAGCCGGGCGTGTATCTGTTCCACGGCGAAAGCGATACCCTGCCGCTCTATATCGGCAAAAGCGTGAATATCCGCAGCCGGGTGTTATCGCATCTGCGCACGCCCGACGAAGCGGCTATGCTGCGCCAGGCAAGGCGTATTTCCTGGCAACGAACGGCCGGTGAACTTGGCGCGCTCCTGTTAGAAGCGCAGCTGATCAAAGAACAGCAGCCGCTATTCAACAAGCGTCTGCGGCAAAACAGGCAGCTGTGTTCTTTACGCCTTGCTGACGGCAGTCCTCAGGTGGTTTACGCCAGCGAGCTGGATTTTTCGCAACAAAGCGATCTGTATGGCCTATTCGCCAACCGCCGCGCGGCGCTGCAGGCGCTGCAAAAAATCGCCGATGAGCATCGCCTTTGTTACGGCTTAATGGGGCTGGAGCCGCTCAACCGCGGGCGCGCCTGTTTTCGCTCGGCGCTGGGCCGCTGCGCGGGTGCCTGCTGCGGCAAAGAGAGCGTCGAGTCTCATCATCAGCGGCTGCTGGAAAACATGCACAAGATGCAGCTGGTGTGCTGGCCATGGGCAGGAGCGGTCGCCCTGGAAGAGAGCAGCGATGATATGACGCAATACCACATTATTCATAACTGGCTGTGGCTCGGTGCCGTAGACTCCCTGTCGCAGGCGTCGTCGCTCACTCGCCTGTCGGCAAAGTTTGACCAGGACGGTTACAAAATATTGTGCAAACCGCTGCTCAGCGGCAGCTATAAGCTTCATCCGCTGTAA